The sequence CAGAAACAGCATCTGGCGATAATAGCTGGACACTTGCCGGTACTACCTACAAAACCGCCATTACTTATAAAACCACTACATCGGGTGGTACGGCAACCATCCTGTATAACTTTTGGGATGCCACACCATCGGCCACGGTAAAAGTGAACTCGCTGGCTTTAAGCTTTGTGGAAGCGCCGTCGGCAAGCGGTACCTACCAGTTGGTGGCAACCGGGCAGGCCAAAACCGCCAGACAGTTTGAAATATCTGCAGGCACCACTGCGCCTTTGTACTATGCCTATATCGGTACTTCGGTTGATGTGCAGGTTACAGTAAGCAGCGGGAAAATAAAGGTAACCTTACCCGAAGTAAGCCTGAAATGCACCACATCAAGCCCCGACGCTAAGTTGACAGGAACTGTGCAGGAAATGTAGGCCTTTCCCTAACTTCCATCTGATGGAAGGGAGCCTAAATATTAACGCTCTCGCCTTGCCGAATTACGGCAAGGCTTTTCTGTTTATTAGGCAGGATGCCTACCAGTATGGTGTAATTTTGTTGTGCGGCAAATAAATACAAACTTGTAAGCTGATAACATTTGTAAACCATATCGCCGCTAAACGCCTGTCGCGCGGTGTAACCCAGCTTTAATGAAACGCATTTTTACTTTAGCGCTTGTTGCCGCGATGTTTGGCGCAATCCATTTGAAGGCGCAGGATAACAGTCTTAAAAAAGCGATACAGGACCTGGTCGTTGCTGTATGCCAGCAAGGAAGCCAGAAGCTATCGCCCGAACAAAAAACGCAAATGGCCGATTGGCTGAAGGTAAACGGCGAGGCTATTGCCGATGTGCATCCATCCGAATTTAAAGGAGAAGGCCCGACCATGACCGACCCGAAAGCCGCCTATAGCTGGCGCGATGTGCGTTTTGCCGAATCGAAAGACGCGCTATATGTGTTTGTGATGGATGTGCCCCAGGGCGATATGAAGATAAAGGAATTATGTACCCGCATTGGCGGGCGAATCATCGGAACGGTGAAGCTGTTAGGTTCGGACGAGCGTATGTCGTGGGAAATGGAGGAGCGGGAGCTTAACCTGGAGAAGCCGCATGTGCTGCCAAAGGATGGGGTAACGGTATTTAAGATCACCTGGACCGAATACTATAAGGAGCGCCCGGTTGACCCCTCCATTAAAATTTTGAAGCCGTAAACGATATCCCTTACAACCAATTGTCAGATCATTATTTTCTTCGCAACGCATTGTATGAAATTAAAATATACCTTATTAACAGCCCTGATAATATTAACCGCCAACGCCCTGATGGCTCAGCGCATGATGGAAAAACTATCGCGCGGCATCGTCGCCGTACGCAAAAGTACCGATACAGCTTTTGTAAGCTGGCGCATGCTGGGTACCGAACCTGATGCTATAGCCTTTAACCTGTACCGCAGCGCCGATGGGCAAGCGCCGGTAAAGCTGAACGCGCAGCCCATTACCGACGGCACCAATTTTAACGACACCAAAGCCGATCTTTCTAAAACCAATACCTACACCGTAAAGGCGGTGTTGAACGGCAAGGAGCAGGAGGCAGGTAAGCCCTTTGTATTGGCGGCCAACTCGCCGGTGCAGCAATACCTTAATATCCATTTGCGTACGCCGCAGGGTTACCAGCCTAATGATGTTTCGGTGGGCGATTTGGATGGTGATGGCGATTATGAGTTGATCGTCCACATGACTGGCCGTGGCAGGGATACCCCGTCAAACGGTGTTACCGATCCGCCGATATTCCAGGCTTATAAGCTGGACGGCACCTTTTTATGGGAGATAAATTTGGGTAAGAACATTCGCGAGGGTGCGCATTATACGCAATTTATGGTAGCCGATCTGGATGGTGACGGCATAGCCGAGTTTGCCTGCAAAACCGCCGATGGTACTACTGATGCTAAAGGAAAAGTGGTTGGCGATGCCAGTAAAAACTGGGTGAACGATCGTGGCAAAATTGGCGATGGCCCCGAGTATTTCTCGGTGTTCAGTGGCAAGACCGGCGAAGTGCTGGCCACCACCGATTATATCCCAAGCCGTTACCCTACCGGTGGCTGGGGCGGTTGGGGTGGCAATGCCGGTAACGATGATAACCTGAACCGGGTTGACCGATTTTTGGCCTGTGTAGCTTATTTAGATGGCAAACTACCAAGCGTAGTAATGTGCCGGGGATATTACGGTCGCACCGTGTTGGCCGCCTGGGATTTTCGTGGTGGGAAGCTGACCTCGCGCTGGGTGTTTGATAGCAAGGATGGCAAGAATATCTTCTCGGGCCAGGGTTATCATAATTTAAGCGTAGCCGATGTGGACGATGACGGTAAAGACGAGATCATTTACGGATCGATGGTAATAGATGACAACGGCAAAGGCCTTTACTCAACCATGCTGCGCCATGGCGATGCCCTGCACGTTGGCGATCTTGACCCTGATCTGCCCGGACTGGAAGTATTTGGCATCCACGAGAATGAGACGAATAAGACCGGTGCAGGAGCGGCCTTGTACAGTGCAAAGACCGGTAAAATTATTTGGGAGGGATCGATGGGTGAGGATATCGGGCGAGGCGTAGCAGAGAATATAGATCCAACCAGTCGCGGTGCTGAAGTTTGGTGGAGCGGGTCGGGCGGTTTGCGCAATATTAAGGGCGATATCATTGGCCCTATGCCGCCGTCAACCAATTTCCTGATCTGGTGGGAGGGCGATCTTACCCGCGACCTGCTGGACGGTAACCATATCGATCGTTACCGCAAAGGCCGGGTTTTCACCGCCGAGGGCTGTACCTCAAACAACGGTTCCAAATCTACCCCGGCCCTTAGCGCCGATATATTTGGCGACTGGCGCGAGGAACTGATCCTGCGTACTACCGATAACCAAAACCTGCGGATCTACACCACTACCATCCCAACCAAACACCGCTTTTATACACTGATGCACGATCCGCAATACCGAAACTCTATCGCCTGGCAAAATGTGGCCTATAACCAGCCACCGCACGTGGGCTTTTATATTGGCGAGGACATGAAACCGGCGCCGAAACCTAATATTACGACGAGGAAGTAAGGTACGTATATTATTAATTTCTTGTCATTTCGATAGAGCCGGGTGGGAAATTGTGTGGGCGCGAAAGAGAAATCTTGTACGCGCGACAAGTATGTTGTATAAGATTTCTCCTCATACCCACCGTTTCTTCCCCTGCTGATTCGTTCGAAATGGCAAACTTCTTTTAGTATTGCGTGGGACATGAGCATAGCAAACAGCAGGACAAAGCTCCCGCTCAATTCCGCGCATCTTTTTGTATTTTTGCGGCATGGACATGTTTGATAATAAAGAAACAACAGGGATAAACCATTTGGGCGAGTTTGGCCTGATAGATCACCTGACCAAAAATATAGAACTAAAACAGCCTGGCACCTTAAAAGGTATTGGCGATGATGCCGCCGTGTTGGATTTTACCGGCAAAAAAACATTGATTTCTACCGATATGCTGTTAGAGGGTATTCACTTCGATCTGGCCTACACCCCCTTCAAGCACTTAGGCTATAAAGCCATCCAGGTAAACCTGAGCGATGTTTACGCCATGAATGCCACACCGTCGCAGGTAACGGTATCCATAGGTGTATCCAGCAAATTCCCGCTGGAAGCCATTGAAGAATTGTACCAGGGTATTTATGTAGCCTGCGAAAAATACAATGTTGATTTGGTGGGCGGTGATACCTCGGCATCGAAGCAGGGCCTCATTATTAGCGTAACCGTTTTAGGTTATGCCGATGAAGCGGACATTGTTTACCGCAACACCGCGCAGGAAGGCGACCTGATCTGCGTATCCGGCGATCTTGGTGGCGCTTATACCGGTCTGCAACTATTGGAGCGCGAAAAGCTGGTTTATTTGGAAAACCCAAACATTCAACCCGATCTGGAAGGCAAGGATTATATTGTGGAGCGCCAGCTGAAACCGGAAGCACGTAAAGATATAGTTGAACTATTAAAAGCCTGGAGCGTAACACCTACCGCTATGATCGATGTATCAGACGGCCTGGCATCCGAGGTATTGCATATCTGCACTCAAAGCAATAAGGGCTGCAACCTGTACGAAGAGAAGATCCCTATCGACCCGATGACCTACGAGACCGCCCGTGAGTTCAACCTCGATCCAACCATTTGCGCTTTAAGCGGCGGCGAGGATTATGAGTTGCTATTCACCATTAAACAAGCAGATTACGATAAGTTGAAGAATCATCCGGATATCAGCATCATTGGCCACATTACCGAAGCATCGGCCGGGCGTAACCTGATCACTAAAGCAGGTGCGGTACACGAGTTGAAAGCGCAGGGTTGGAACGCGTTTAAAAATTCGCAGGGCTAACAACCGTCATACCGAAACAAGTTCGGCATGACCATTTATTTTGTTCCTTGTAATTTATCAGCCCTATTTACACTCATCCTATCAAATGACTGTTCCGTACGTTAATTTAGCTGAATGTTTAGCCAAATGGCCGAAAAAATAAGCCGGGAAATAATCATCTATTAGCGGTACCAATTTAGTTTACCAACAACAGGTATGATGATCAACTACAAGAAACTGCTCTACGGCGCCCTTGTGCTGTCGGTGGCCGGCTTATGCTTACCCGCCAAAGCTCAAAACACCGGCGATGAAGCCGGCATGCAAAACCAGGCTAAAGCCCGCGACCAAAAACAAATAGACAAGGCTGTGAACGGCTGGTGGACCGCCAGTATGAAAAATCACGATGCCCGAGTAGCGTGGTGGCGCGAAGCCCGTTTCGGCATGTTTATCCACTGGGGTATCTACTCGCTGCCCGGTGGCGAGTGGAAGGGCAAACAGGTAACCGGTTATGCCGAACACCTGATGCGGAAAGAACGCATTCCCCGTGCCGAATACCTGGAGCTGGCCCACAAGTTTAACCCTGTAAAATTTAATGCCGATGAATGGGTGCGCACCGCTAAACGTGCCGGGATGAAGTACATGATCATCACTTCAAAGCATCATGATGGCTTCGCGATGTATAATTCGGGTGTTACGGATTATAACGTAGTAAAACAAACCGCCTGGCACCACGACCCAATGGCCGACCTGAGCGCGGCCTGCAAAAAATACGGCCTGAAGTTTGGCTTCTATTACTCGCACGCCTTTGACTGGGAGCACCCTGATGCGCCGGGCAACGATTGGGAATACGGTAACCCCGGCGGCGATCAGAAACTGTTCGGTGGCGATAACTGGTACGATGTGCACCCCGAGCTATTGCCAAAAGCCATTAAATATGTAAACGAGAAGGCTATCCCCCAGGTGCAGGAGTTGATTCGTTTATATCACCCCGATATCCTTTGGTTTGATACGCCGGGCAAATTGCCTTTCAGTGAGAATTTGCGTGTATTGGAAGCTATTCGCGCTATCGACCCAAATGTGGTAGTGAACGGCAGGCTGGCCCGCAACGGCAGCATGAATTACGGCGATTATCAAAACACCGCCGACCGCCCTGCCGAGTTCTTTCCGGTAGAGGGGGATTGGGAAGCGATACCGACAACTAACGAATCTTACGGGTATTCTAAATACGACCATAGCCATAAACCGGCCAGTCATTTTATCCGCCTGGTGGCTAACTCGGCTTCAAGAGGTGGAAATTTGTTGCTGAATATCGGTCCGAAGGGCGATGGCGAGTTCGATGCTAAAGACCAACAGATCCTGGACAGCATCGGCAAATGGATGGACGTAAATGCAGAAAGCATTTACAAAACCACCAAAACGCCGCTGCCGTTCCAAAATTGGGGTGTATCTACACGTAAAGGCAACCTGCTTTACCTACAGGTATTCAACTGGCCTAAAGATGGTAAACTGGTTATTGGTGGCTTAAAAAGCGATATCAAAAAAGCATATTTATTAAGCGATGCATCCAAAAAACCGCTGGCCATTAAACGTGTCGATCCGATGGATGTCCAACTGAGTGTCCCGGCCAACGCGCCTGACCAGGTAAGCAGCGTCATCGTTGTGGAAACAAGCGGCGATATTGTAACTGACCCGGTACGCGTTTTGGATGCAAAGGACTATGCCAACCGCATGCTGGCGTTCGATTCGGATATGAGGCCGGGCGAGTTCCATTTTGGTGATGGCAAAACCGGTAAGTATTTTATCGACCGCTGGAACAAAAAGGACAAGGTGGTAAAATGGCAGTTCAGGCTGCTGACAGCAGCAAAGTATAAAGTGATCATCAAGTACGCTGCCGATGCGGATAACGCTGGTACTTACGAATTAAGCCTGGGCGATCTGAAGAAGACCGGGACCGTAGCCACTAATGATAAAGGCGATAAGATCATCGACCAAACCATCGGCGAGGTGAGCCTGCAGCCGGGTACGCATACATTGAAGATCACTCCTGTAGAAATTCAAAAGCAGGGATTGATGAAAATATTGGAGGTTGCTTTAGTACCTTTGAAAAAATAGAAATACACAGTCAGCCCCCTCTAAATCTCCCACGGGAGGGGGAGACTTAAGAAAATAGCCCTCCCTACTGGGGGGGGGTGGGGCTTAAATTATGAAGAAAAAATATATACTCCCTATCCTGTTTGTGGCCTTAACCGGCACTACAGCCATGGCGCAGGACCAAACAGCCAAAGGCTTTGCCTTTGCCGCCAAACAAACCGACCTGATGCTGAAAGAAGTGGCCGAAGCAAAGAAAACCGCCAAGCCCGATATGGCATCGCCCCGCTCGCTGGAGAAAGGCGAACTGGTGCTGGTGCCATCAAAGGACTGGTGCAGCGGCTTCTTCCCGGGCGAACTGTGGTTTTTATATCAATACACTGAAGATCCAAAATGGATGACTGAGGCCAAAGCCTATACAGCCAACATCGAACAGGAAAAAACTAACGGCGGCACGCACGATATGGGCTTTAAGGTTTACAGCAGTGTAGGCAACGGCTATAAACTAACCAAAGACCCGCATTATAAAGAGGTATTACTGGAAGCCGCCAAAACCCTGGCCACCCGTTTTAACCCAACGGTAGGCTGTATCAAATCGTGGGATAACCGCAAGAACTGGAAGTTCCCGGTGATCATTGATAATATGCTGAATTTGGAGCTACTGTTTGAGGCCAGTAAACTATCGGGCGATAAAACGTTTTATAACATCGCAGTTAGTCACGCCAATACGACCATGAAAAATCATTTCAGGGAGGATAACTCATCGTTCCATGTGATCGATTATGATCCGGAGACCGGCAAAGTGTTGCACAAGCAAACACACCAGGGCTACGCCGATGGTTCGGCCTGGGCGCGTGGACAAGCCTGGGGTTTGTACGGTTATACCATGTGCTACCGAGAAACCAAAGACAAAGCGTATTTGCAGCAGGCCGAAAAGATCGCCAAATTCATTTTTAGCAATCCTAACTTGCCTAAAGACCTGGTGCCATACTGGGATTATAACGATCCGGCCATTCCAAACGCTCCGCGCGATGCGTCGGCTGCTGCGGTAACTGCTTCGGCTTTGTACGAGTTGAGTACCTACAGCGCAAATGGCGCGACATACAAATCGCTTGCCGATAAAATTGTAAAGAACCTGACCGATAGCTATCAGGCAAAGCCCGGCGAAGCCAAAGGTTATATCCTGCTGCACAGCACCGGCAACAAACCGGCCAATGGCGAAATTGACGCGCCGATAAGCTATGCCGATTACTATTACCTGGAAGCCCTGTTAAGGCAAAAGGGCGGGGTGAAATATCAATAAAGATGACCGATAGTTTGTAACAAAAACACAAATTAAAATCTAATATCTTAGCCGATCATTTTTGGTGCCCCGAATGAACCGTTATTGTTTAATTATTGTATCCGCCTTTATCGCTTGTGTCAGCGCATCTTTTGCACGGACGCGTGGGCATGATCATACCATCCGTTCGGCTGCTGAGTTAGCCGCGCTTAACCTGCAGCCCGGCGACCGCGTGATTTTGCAAGCGGGCGACTGGAACAGTCAGCAATTGGTGTTTAAAGGTAAAGGTACTAAGGAAGCGCCGATCACCTTAATTTCGGCAGAGCCGGGTAAAACCATCCTAAAGGGAAACTCCAACTTACTGATAGACGGCCAGTATCTGATAGTGGACGGCCTGAACTTTACCCAGGGGGCATCGCAAAAAAAGGATGTTATTCTGTTTAGTAAAGAAACCTCCTACTGTCGCCTGACCAACACGGCTATTGTTGATTTCAACACGCCCGATAAAAAACAGGATTACAAATGGGTATCGCTCAACGGCGATCATAACCGGGTAGACCATTGCTATATCAAGGGTAAAACCCACCAGGGTACCACGCTGGTTGTTTGGGTGGCCGATAAACCCAACTATCACCAGATAGACCATAACTTTTTTGATTACCGCCCAGATCTTGGCGTTAACGGCGGCGAAACCATCCGCATAGGCACCAGCCAGGTATCCATGGACGATTCGTACACCACGGTAGAGGATAACATCTTTTACCAGTGCAATGGCGAAATGGAAGTGGTCTCTAACAAATCGGGTCATAATACCATCCGTAATAATTTGTTTTACGAGTGTGTGGGCACCCTCACCCTGCGCGAGGGCAACTTTGCCGATGTGTATGGCAACTATATGGTTGGTAACGGCGTTAAGGGCACAGGTGGCATCCGCATTATTGGCGAGGGGCACCGGGTGCATCATAATTATTTAACCGGGCTGACGGGCACAGGACTAAAAGCAGCTATAAGCGTAATGGATGCCATACCCAATTCGGCATTGAACGGATACATGCAGGTGAAGGGTGCGGTAATCAGGAACAACACCATTGTTAACTGTGCCGAGGCCATTGAAATAGGCGCCGGCAAGCGCGACGACCGTGGCCTTCCGCCCATGAATATCGCTATTATTGGAAACGTTGTTTTGGCGTCGGACCCGATAGTTTATACCGATCAGCCGCAAGGGATCAAAATAAAAAGAAACCTCCTTTATAATATCAAACTGCCCGGAGATCTGCCTGATGGCTTTGACATGAGGGATCCGAAACTGATTCGTGATGGTTTGAATATCTATCAGCCCGAGGATCTCCGTAAGATCGGTGCGCCGGCCTTAAACAACGAGCAGCATCAGTTATTTGATGGTCTGGGCATTGGCCCAACCTGGCATAAGGGCGTTCCGCCGATCAGGGTGAAGTTGTAATTGGCTATTCTTTATCCCTAAATAAGGCGATCAATCCCAGCACCGGGCCAATACCCAGCAGCATATAAATGTATTTCGCGTTAGCATCGGTACGCAGCGCGTTGATCAATTGTATACTGATAATGGTAATGGCAAAGCCGATACAATTTACAATAGTAAGCGACGTGCCTTTGGTTTCGGCGGGGGCAGTGCGGGCTACAATAGTAGAGAACATAGGCGAATCGGCAATGACCGATGTTGCCCAGATAAACATAAAGCCGATAAATACAGCCGTTGCCGGAATGAAAAGCACTAAGGGCGACAGGATGCAGCAAATGCACGATATCGTTAATGCAACAGTCGCCGTTCGCTTTGCACCAATACGCTGCGAGATCCATCCGCTGAAAACACAAGCCAAACTGCCCGATGCGATGATGAAAAAAGCTAACAGCGATACATTAAATCGCGCCGCGGGGTAGTTGATTTTATAAGCCGCTAATATCACCGGCACAAATACCCAAAAGGCATACAACTCCCACATGTGCCCGAAGTAGCCAAATGCCGCGGCGCGGAACCGGCTATTGCGAAAGCCATTTAAAAAACCGGTAAAGTTGAGTTTTTGTCCGGCTTTACGATAGGGGCCGTCGGGTACCAGTAATACCATGGCTACGCCGCCCAATGTAGCTAATGTTGATGTGGCATAGATGACGTATCGCCAGGGTAGGCCAGCGGTCATGCCTTTTAAAAAGTGCGGAAATGCTGTACCCAAAACCAACGCGCCTACCAAAAACCCTAATGATTTACCCAGGCCCTGTTCGTAATGATCTGCTGCTATCTTCATGCCTACGGGATAGATTCCGGCAAGGAAGAAGCCGGTCATGAAGCGGATAGTGATCAGTTCGGACGAGTTGATGGCGCGGGTGCATAAAGCCATGTTGATCAGCGCGGCAATGATGGCGCAAAAAAAGAATACGCGCGAAGGCGAAAACCGGTCGGCGATACTCAATATGGCAAATATGAGCGTACCTGTAATAAAGCCCGATTGCACCGCGCTGGTAAGATGTGCAAGGTAGCCGGGCTCCAGGTTGAATTGTCGGGCAATATCGCCCATAATAGCATTCCCCGCAAACCATAGCGACGTACAGAAAAACTGGGAGATAACAATTACGGGTAATATTCGCTTCATTCAGATCAGTAGTTTAAGCCGTTTTCTCGTTTTAATTAGACTGTGGTAATGCGCATTTTGTTGCAAAGCTAATGGATAAAAATTTGCATAGCGGCGTTCAAGTTGCTTTTACGATAAATCCGTACCCGAAGTTGCTTTGCCGATCACGTAAAAGGTTATATTTAAATTAGTTTGAAAAAAATGTACCTTGAATTATGCTATAACGTAAACCAATGAATAAGTTTATACAAGCGATCAGAAATTTAGATCATCCTGCAGTGGAGGTATTGCTGGAAAAGGATGATAAATGGTTAAACTATGCCGAGGATGGTAGCAAGAACGCACTCCATTATTTGGGCGGCGTAGCAGTAAGCGACGAGGCAAAAGCCGATACCAGTTTACAGATCCTAAAATTACTTTTAAGCAAAGGGATGGATATGAACAGTGTTCATCAAATTAAGGATGGCGGCTGCTTTTTTCCGGCTACGCCGCTTTGGTATGCTTACACCCGCGGACGTAATAAATTACTGTATGCTTACCTGCTGTCGGCAGGGGCCAACCCGCAAAACTGCATGTTTGCCATTGCCTGGTATAACGATGTGGAAGCCGCCGCGTTGTTTAAACAGCACGGCGCCGATATTGAAGCATTGGCAGGAGAGGATACACCATTCCTCGGGGCTTTTCACTGGCGGCGATTTGAGGTAGCAGAATGGTTTTTGCAAAATGGGGCCAATGTAAACCATCCCCGCGGCGACGGCAATACCGCGCTGTTTTATGCTGTTAAACGAAAATATAAACCCGAACAGGTGCAACTGCTGCTGCGGTACGGCGCCGATCCCGACCATGAAAACCATGCGGGCATATCTCCCCGCAAACTGGCGGAAGCTAACCGGCAAATGAAGTTATTGGGGATGTTTAATGCGAAGTAGTTTATCACAACGTCATTGCAATGACGTTGTTGTATAGAAGCGAAAAGCCGCACCTTTTGGTGCGGCTTTTCGCTTCTATGTTTAATGCTGATTACTCCGCAGCATTGGCATCCTTTTCTTCAGGATTGCGGTTGAAGGTGCCGGAATGATCCCCCACCCCTTCGTGCACTAAGTTTTGCGCGGCTAAGTCCTGGTTACCCGGGTCATCGGTGCCGTTTACAAACTCATCGTAAGTGGTGCGGTTTTCAAACGGACGCTTGCCTAAAATTTCCTCTAGGTCGCTTTGGAACAGGATCTCTTTTTCAAGCAGCTTGTTGGCCAGCTTTTC comes from Mucilaginibacter mali and encodes:
- a CDS encoding rhamnogalacturonan lyase; amino-acid sequence: MKLKYTLLTALIILTANALMAQRMMEKLSRGIVAVRKSTDTAFVSWRMLGTEPDAIAFNLYRSADGQAPVKLNAQPITDGTNFNDTKADLSKTNTYTVKAVLNGKEQEAGKPFVLAANSPVQQYLNIHLRTPQGYQPNDVSVGDLDGDGDYELIVHMTGRGRDTPSNGVTDPPIFQAYKLDGTFLWEINLGKNIREGAHYTQFMVADLDGDGIAEFACKTADGTTDAKGKVVGDASKNWVNDRGKIGDGPEYFSVFSGKTGEVLATTDYIPSRYPTGGWGGWGGNAGNDDNLNRVDRFLACVAYLDGKLPSVVMCRGYYGRTVLAAWDFRGGKLTSRWVFDSKDGKNIFSGQGYHNLSVADVDDDGKDEIIYGSMVIDDNGKGLYSTMLRHGDALHVGDLDPDLPGLEVFGIHENETNKTGAGAALYSAKTGKIIWEGSMGEDIGRGVAENIDPTSRGAEVWWSGSGGLRNIKGDIIGPMPPSTNFLIWWEGDLTRDLLDGNHIDRYRKGRVFTAEGCTSNNGSKSTPALSADIFGDWREELILRTTDNQNLRIYTTTIPTKHRFYTLMHDPQYRNSIAWQNVAYNQPPHVGFYIGEDMKPAPKPNITTRK
- a CDS encoding ankyrin repeat domain-containing protein; this translates as MNKFIQAIRNLDHPAVEVLLEKDDKWLNYAEDGSKNALHYLGGVAVSDEAKADTSLQILKLLLSKGMDMNSVHQIKDGGCFFPATPLWYAYTRGRNKLLYAYLLSAGANPQNCMFAIAWYNDVEAAALFKQHGADIEALAGEDTPFLGAFHWRRFEVAEWFLQNGANVNHPRGDGNTALFYAVKRKYKPEQVQLLLRYGADPDHENHAGISPRKLAEANRQMKLLGMFNAK
- a CDS encoding alpha-amylase family protein; translation: MKRIFTLALVAAMFGAIHLKAQDNSLKKAIQDLVVAVCQQGSQKLSPEQKTQMADWLKVNGEAIADVHPSEFKGEGPTMTDPKAAYSWRDVRFAESKDALYVFVMDVPQGDMKIKELCTRIGGRIIGTVKLLGSDERMSWEMEERELNLEKPHVLPKDGVTVFKITWTEYYKERPVDPSIKILKP
- a CDS encoding glycoside hydrolase family 88 protein; translation: MKKKYILPILFVALTGTTAMAQDQTAKGFAFAAKQTDLMLKEVAEAKKTAKPDMASPRSLEKGELVLVPSKDWCSGFFPGELWFLYQYTEDPKWMTEAKAYTANIEQEKTNGGTHDMGFKVYSSVGNGYKLTKDPHYKEVLLEAAKTLATRFNPTVGCIKSWDNRKNWKFPVIIDNMLNLELLFEASKLSGDKTFYNIAVSHANTTMKNHFREDNSSFHVIDYDPETGKVLHKQTHQGYADGSAWARGQAWGLYGYTMCYRETKDKAYLQQAEKIAKFIFSNPNLPKDLVPYWDYNDPAIPNAPRDASAAAVTASALYELSTYSANGATYKSLADKIVKNLTDSYQAKPGEAKGYILLHSTGNKPANGEIDAPISYADYYYLEALLRQKGGVKYQ
- the thiL gene encoding thiamine-phosphate kinase; translation: MFDNKETTGINHLGEFGLIDHLTKNIELKQPGTLKGIGDDAAVLDFTGKKTLISTDMLLEGIHFDLAYTPFKHLGYKAIQVNLSDVYAMNATPSQVTVSIGVSSKFPLEAIEELYQGIYVACEKYNVDLVGGDTSASKQGLIISVTVLGYADEADIVYRNTAQEGDLICVSGDLGGAYTGLQLLEREKLVYLENPNIQPDLEGKDYIVERQLKPEARKDIVELLKAWSVTPTAMIDVSDGLASEVLHICTQSNKGCNLYEEKIPIDPMTYETAREFNLDPTICALSGGEDYELLFTIKQADYDKLKNHPDISIIGHITEASAGRNLITKAGAVHELKAQGWNAFKNSQG
- a CDS encoding alpha-L-fucosidase, with amino-acid sequence MMINYKKLLYGALVLSVAGLCLPAKAQNTGDEAGMQNQAKARDQKQIDKAVNGWWTASMKNHDARVAWWREARFGMFIHWGIYSLPGGEWKGKQVTGYAEHLMRKERIPRAEYLELAHKFNPVKFNADEWVRTAKRAGMKYMIITSKHHDGFAMYNSGVTDYNVVKQTAWHHDPMADLSAACKKYGLKFGFYYSHAFDWEHPDAPGNDWEYGNPGGDQKLFGGDNWYDVHPELLPKAIKYVNEKAIPQVQELIRLYHPDILWFDTPGKLPFSENLRVLEAIRAIDPNVVVNGRLARNGSMNYGDYQNTADRPAEFFPVEGDWEAIPTTNESYGYSKYDHSHKPASHFIRLVANSASRGGNLLLNIGPKGDGEFDAKDQQILDSIGKWMDVNAESIYKTTKTPLPFQNWGVSTRKGNLLYLQVFNWPKDGKLVIGGLKSDIKKAYLLSDASKKPLAIKRVDPMDVQLSVPANAPDQVSSVIVVETSGDIVTDPVRVLDAKDYANRMLAFDSDMRPGEFHFGDGKTGKYFIDRWNKKDKVVKWQFRLLTAAKYKVIIKYAADADNAGTYELSLGDLKKTGTVATNDKGDKIIDQTIGEVSLQPGTHTLKITPVEIQKQGLMKILEVALVPLKK
- a CDS encoding polysaccharide lyase 6 family protein; this encodes MNRYCLIIVSAFIACVSASFARTRGHDHTIRSAAELAALNLQPGDRVILQAGDWNSQQLVFKGKGTKEAPITLISAEPGKTILKGNSNLLIDGQYLIVDGLNFTQGASQKKDVILFSKETSYCRLTNTAIVDFNTPDKKQDYKWVSLNGDHNRVDHCYIKGKTHQGTTLVVWVADKPNYHQIDHNFFDYRPDLGVNGGETIRIGTSQVSMDDSYTTVEDNIFYQCNGEMEVVSNKSGHNTIRNNLFYECVGTLTLREGNFADVYGNYMVGNGVKGTGGIRIIGEGHRVHHNYLTGLTGTGLKAAISVMDAIPNSALNGYMQVKGAVIRNNTIVNCAEAIEIGAGKRDDRGLPPMNIAIIGNVVLASDPIVYTDQPQGIKIKRNLLYNIKLPGDLPDGFDMRDPKLIRDGLNIYQPEDLRKIGAPALNNEQHQLFDGLGIGPTWHKGVPPIRVKL
- a CDS encoding MFS transporter, giving the protein MKRILPVIVISQFFCTSLWFAGNAIMGDIARQFNLEPGYLAHLTSAVQSGFITGTLIFAILSIADRFSPSRVFFFCAIIAALINMALCTRAINSSELITIRFMTGFFLAGIYPVGMKIAADHYEQGLGKSLGFLVGALVLGTAFPHFLKGMTAGLPWRYVIYATSTLATLGGVAMVLLVPDGPYRKAGQKLNFTGFLNGFRNSRFRAAAFGYFGHMWELYAFWVFVPVILAAYKINYPAARFNVSLLAFFIIASGSLACVFSGWISQRIGAKRTATVALTISCICCILSPLVLFIPATAVFIGFMFIWATSVIADSPMFSTIVARTAPAETKGTSLTIVNCIGFAITIISIQLINALRTDANAKYIYMLLGIGPVLGLIALFRDKE